A stretch of Chiloscyllium plagiosum isolate BGI_BamShark_2017 unplaced genomic scaffold, ASM401019v2 scaf_1600, whole genome shotgun sequence DNA encodes these proteins:
- the rmi1 gene encoding recQ-mediated genome instability protein 1, with amino-acid sequence MISARIETWLEATWHLKVPSHWLQACVEWIHQENQGITLTQAQINKQVFEQWLLTDLRDLEYPILPDGISEMKKCDLNGFYCLQIDSLIDVSQAAYSQLQKIRGKDTTNEQVTSTQISQRSWEAKPTRMLMLQLTDGVQELQGMEYKPIPALHSGLSPGTKILLLGNIACRLGVLLLKPENIRMLGGEVESLMEENSQDRLLARLIGESYDTAVTRVSNNQNTTERTNGMPQLLEPSDDELLAGFDEDDLLLESRMDSESGYCSRIGTMSCISNCTQPLSSRWQSMNSQIPEMSREFQSENRELLLDCNDEDFDEFPLDEFDDLFVQGELNAETEPDRAMSQSPTSLKSLVEEPQRNNIKHVAEAADDRPGPCQEQNVKAADNTSGSQLQSQAKHLKSGIHTENAGPGSMLSDRNSMKKTGIPSVEGTNNTSVLAMELRKKQRSSLTLNESFDRRPKNDSVLGNLCTSSGVISGSFGSGDNFHNDGAEISNMNGRTFNNPFVSLNSPPFTYLNILLDKKPDIITVVQIKGFIVTLLDKLTSNGGQWNIKARISDGTAYMDVELGDNILRSLIGFSVAEMRNSIKCSNQQQKVTAGLQKCQQELVDLCCLMTIEFNPTLTTRVLAFHEVTLEDLQNLEYRVHSRGKKTN; translated from the coding sequence ATGATTTCTGCACGAATTGAAACTTGGTTGGAAGCAACATGGCATCTCAAAGTTCCGTCACACTGGCTTCAAGCGTGTGTAGAATGGATTCACCAAGAGAACCAAGGTATTACTTTAACACAGGCCCAGATCAACAAACAAGTTTTTGAGCAATGGCTTCTTACTGATCTCCGAGATCTGGAGTATCCAATTTTGCCAGATGGAATTTCTGAAATGAAGAAATGTGACCTCAATGGATTTTACTGCTTGCAGATTGATTCATTAATTGATGTCAGCCAAGCAGCATATAGTCAGCTGCAAAAAATCCGGGGAAAGGACACCACTAATGAACAAGTGACATCAACACAAATATCCCAAAGATCTTGGGAAGCAAAACCAACCCGAATGTTGATGCTGCAATTAACGGATGGAGTCCAGGAGCTCCAAGGAATGGAATAtaagcctattcctgctctccaTAGTGGCCTTTCACCAGGCACAAAAATCTTGTTATTGGGTAATATTGCTTGTCGATTAGGAGTTCTGCTTCTTAAGCCTGAAAATATAAGGATGTTGGGAGGCGAAGTGGAGTCTCTTATGGAAGAAAACTCCCAAGACAGACTACTTGCAAGGTTAATTGGAGAATCGTATGATACTGCTGTAACTAGAGTGAGTAACAATCAAAATACAACTGAAAGGACTAATGGGATGCCTCAGCTCTTGGAACCTTCAGATGATGAGCTTTTGGCTGGTTTTGATGAAGATGATCTGCTTTTAGAGTCCAGAATGGATTCTGAAAGTGGATATTGTAGTAGAATTGGTACAATGAGCTGCATTTCCAATTGCACACAGCCTTTAAGCAGCAGATGGCAAAGTATGAACTCCCAGATTCCAGAAATGTCCAGAGAATTTCAAAGCGAAAATAGAGAATTATTATTAGATTGTAATGATGAAGACTTTGATGAGTTTCCCTTGGATGAATTTGATGATTTGTTTGTGCAGGGTGAACTGAATGCAGAAACTGAACCTGATAGAGCAATGAGCCAATCCCCAACATCTCTCAAGTCCTTAGTCGAAGAGCCACAGAGAAATAACATAAAGCATGTTGCAGAAGCAGCAGATGACAGACCCGGTCCATGCCAAGAGCAAAATGTAAAAGCTGCTGATAATACTTCTGGATCTCAATTACAAAGCCAAGCTAAACATCTTAAAAGTGGCATACATACTGAAAATGCAGGTCCAGGTTCCATGCTAAGTGATCGTAATTCCATGAAAAAGACGGGCATTCCTTCTGTAGAAGGAACAAATAATACAAGTGTTCTCGCTATGGAACTGAGAAAGAAGCAGCGTAGCTCATTAACGCTGAATGAGTCCTTTGACAGAAGGCCAAAGAACGATTCAGTACTTGGCAATCTGTGCACCTCGTCTGGAGTAATTTCAGGTTCCTTCGGCAGTGGAGACAATTTTCATAATGATGGTGCAGAAATAAGCAATATGAATGGAAGAACGTTCAACAATCCGTTTGTGAGTTTGAATTCTCCACCGTTTACATATCTAAACATTCTGTTGGATAAGAAACCTGATATAATAACTGTGGTACAAATCAAAGGGTTCATTGTTACCTTACTAGACAAACTCACAAGTAATGGTGGACAGTGGAATATTAAAGCTAGAATATCAGATGGTACTGCCTATATGGATGTGGAACTTGGTGATAACATTTTGAGAAGCTTGATTGGGTTCTCAGTAGCAGAAATGAGAAACTCCATAAAATGCTCTAATCAACAGCAAAAGGTAACTGCGGGATTACAAAAGTGCCAGCAGGAGTTGGTGGACCTTTGTTGCCTAATGACTATTGAATTTAACCCAACCTTAACTACTAGAGTTTTGGCTTTCCATGAAGTAACTCTAGAAGACCTGCAGAATTTAGAATACCGGGTACAttcgaggggaaaaaaaactaattaa